In Glycine max cultivar Williams 82 chromosome 10, Glycine_max_v4.0, whole genome shotgun sequence, the DNA window CTTTTTGAACCTGACGTGCAGGTCACAGACTACTTAATATTATAAGGAGGGTTGCTAGGATATCTTTAGAAATCCAAGGGTTTTGGTACAACTGTTTTTTGAACCAATGGTTAAATGAGTTTGAGCACACCATGGAAGAGTGTCTCAATGTAGAAGAAAACCCTTAAATTTCCGAGGATATCATAGAATTTCGCACAATACAGTGCGTGTATTGAATACTAAAGCATCAAGTGCTGACTGTTAGGCACAAGCAAAAACTCCTGCAGAAGTACAATATAGAAGAAAAACAGGATAATTGATATAGCTCGGTGATACTTTTCaagtcttttaatttatttttggatcagtaatcttttaatttgtttgtacTCTGGTGATGGATTACactattactaatattttttctatggcATATCTGCAGTGAACACACTTGCACAAAACATTACCTGCCTTATTGCCCTTTAGAGCTAGAGAGGATTTGCAGAGTATTCTTGATGATATGACTTACTAGTTTTATAAACTTGACATTGATTGgatcaattttaatttgtgttgaAGTCTGGGGGTTCTATAAACTAGACACCAATTAGTTGATTGAGTTGTTGACATTATTAAGTATAAAAATGCATTGATGTTAGGTCTTTTCTATGTGCTATAAaactgaaattaataaaatttagactTAGGGTTTCGGCGCTCTAAAGCACTGTCAATTGTTTCATatgatattaaaagaaaatgaaaaggagagaaatggaAAATGCCCAAAAACTCCGTATAAGcccaatccgtaaggttttttttgtcaaaaatgtgtattacaaaataatttaaaattaatggcccAATCAAGAATTAAACTTATgactttaatgttattaatataacACTCTAACCAATTAAGTTAATAGTTCaactatgttataaaataaataatgttgttatatataatattaaaatttttaatgtatatctaatgtgcatgtaaatttaaataataaattttgtgataattaattttgatataattcatataaattatttaatttgtatattttttatttattattaaaaaattaatatattaataaattaaaaaaatattttttaaaaaaatacttacgaATCACATAAGTTTCATACAAATTAGGTGATCCGTATGAATCATACGAATTACATAATCCATATGATTCATCCGAATttgatatcaaatataaaaaaagtgtttggtctcattaaatgaagaatattttgGAGAGTTAAGACCTTGATTGTTTATATTGGAGACGACAAAAGTAACAACTAAAAACATGTTTCATCAATAACAATTGAtaatattgattgattttttatttaatttttatttaattagaatggTGGGATTCGAGTTCAGTAATAACTTATAGGTACTATGGtatataagtatttaaaatgtgaatgaaatatttattttgaaaatatatattgaacatTCTTTGTATTGAATTTTGGATGGTTCTCTCAAAAGCATGGgcaaaaattttgtattttatttttaggcaaAATTGCATTTTGGTTCCCCTAGTTGTCTTTAGTTTCCGATTTTAATCCCTCTTTAAAATTGTTTACGCATTTTGTCTTCCTATTTTATCTAATCACGCAATCTTGATCCTTAAGTCTAGATTTAGACTGTTACAAAAGGATATTGATTGTCACGTGTCTCATTCTGATTGGACGATAACTGTCACGTATCATGTTTCAATTGGATGTTGATTCTATGGACGATGAAATGCATTGTTGTCATTGGCCAATCAGAATATGACACATGACATCTATCGTCCAATCAGAACGTGACACGTGGCCGTCAACATTCTTTTGTAACAGTCAACGTCTAAATCTGGACTTGGGGACCAAGATTGTgtgattgaatagaaaatgaggataaaatgcatgaataaCTTTAATGggggaccaaaatcgaaattggagACAACTAGAGGGACAAAatgtcttatttttattttgcattttcaattttgaaagaaaattgtaCATAGTTATTTTACATGAGATGAaattatgttattaaatatgattaaaattgaATGGATTAGCAGTGAAGTACTAGAAAAAAGAGAACAGGGGAAAAGTTCAAATTCTGTTGCCTCAAACAAAATtacttcatgaaaaaaaaaatattcgtcAAAGCTTGATTCatattcaatgttttttttataaaaaaaaaatggcatgtTAGATATGATGAGGTATGGTTCATATTCATAAATAGGTTTGATTACCCTTGTacacattcaatttttttataagacttatacacattcaattatatataaaatctctATTTCTGATCGACAAAAAACTTTAATGGAGTCGTGAAGTGCTAAAAGattgaagaaaaaagagaacaagggaagaGTTCAAATTCTGTGTGTAcagaatttatttattcaatcaTCTAATTCAGAACATACAAAAGATgccattatttaatttttgccCATTCAAGGACAAATGAAGTGGCCGTAAGGGGCAACGCACTTGTTTAggcatacatacatatatatagtaaaaaagAAACACACTTTGAATTCAAGTTCATGTTTCTCCAAAACAAGCCTGGTTGAATGACTCAAGCTTTAGGTTGCGGTTGTGGACCTCGATTTAATAGCATGGTCAGCAACATTACCACCATGACAGCACTTGTAATTAACAGATGTGACCTCCATCACACGTCCACAAGAGGCATTTGGGCATGTTATGGTTGCTAGGACATCCAAAGTGTTAAATTCACATGGTTGAGGAGCAGGTAGATCACGTTGTGTGTCATAATATTCTTGGAATGCAATGTCAAAGCCTTCTTTGACAAGCACTCTTTCTTTCCACTTTTCAAAATCTGCCACAGTTTGATACATAGGTTGGCCGTGACCCAGAATCCTCACATTGGACCCTTTGCTCAGAATGGCCCATCCTTGTGTATCCTGCTTGAGGCAGAGCAGAGACCTGATAATTTCTTGGATCTCACAGTCCAAATTCTCGGAGTGCTTCTTTTGCCTTTTGCCTTCTATGCCAATCCAGAATCGAGGAACTATCTTGGGGTCATCCTTTCCTAAATGGTAATAGTCTATTATTGCATCTGCCCTCCTTATTGTATCGtgccttttaattttatccactGCCACAGTGAATTCTCGGGTCCACTTGTCGCTACCTCCATATATGAAGATATACCTATCACCTTTCACCTGATAGAGATAAttgcatatatgtatatacattaagttgattgacttttgtaatGATCAACTCAAAAATCATAGTTGTTTGATTTGGTTTTTACCTGTATACCATGAAGATTTGTTTTCTTGACCTCATCCCAGAACCATTTCCATTTCTGAGCAAGTAGGTAAGCATCGGATTTTCTGAAAGGGAATGCGTGGATCCCCCATTCGAAAATGATGTCCAAGGCATCATCGTTCAACAGGACACCTTGAGGCTTCACCACCGGAAGGATAGGTTTACCATGGAACCTGAGATCCTCTTCAATTAGCCTGATGCCAGGTAAGGGTACTTGAGCGTACTCCACCACGTACCACTTTATGTCACTCTTCAAAGTGTTGAAAAGTTCCCTCCTAGCATCCCCCCATTTGTTCTCGATCGGGATCCACAAAATCTTGAATTCCTCTTTCTTGAAACCGCTCTTGTCATTCGGATCTTCCACAAGTCTCTCATAGATTGAATTCAGAAGCCGAATCTCGTCTTCAATTCTGTCCAGCCCCGAAATGAACAGCAACACATACTTCTCCTTGAAAACCTCAACATtctatatattcacaaaaaacatatataagttATAGCAAGTGTTGATAGAGAGTTTGTAAAATCATTTAATGGTACGGACCACATTTCTGTTGGCGTTGCCATCATATATTTGAGACTTGTATCCATTTTGATTGATCAGAAGCTTCAAAAAGTCGACGATGTCTTTAGGCTTTTTAAAGGCCTTCTTACGTCTCCGGTAGTCTTCTATACTAGCTGCACCAATAAACGAGATCGAGGGAgtaatttcttttcattacGTTAAGTAGAAACTAGAAATTTGAAAGGATATTAATTGAAGGAAGCACGCGAAAACACTAATAAAGCACACAACCTTTTTGTTGCTCGCATATCTCCAGGTGATGCTTGAACTCATCCAGAGCGGTAGAAAGTTTGCCACGGAAGTCCGATAATGCATAGTTCCTGAAACACAGAAAAAGTTTATCAATTTGTTAATAacatttcacaaaaaaaattaaataataatagcaTTTCTaactttaatataaataatgaattatataagaaa includes these proteins:
- the SEO-F3 gene encoding uncharacterized protein LOC100815869, which translates into the protein MSISNTQLKPLLPNPFNLSNTEIVEKVYVSHTYDDEMFDNEPLFNVVSNIIKLSTRIVGALLKIDEPNGFLGNPITISSFKPEFSTLKLMSCQMMTLPWGPENAHQTTLRILQQLRKYSWDAKALIALAAFALEYGNFWNLQQASDPLGNSLRLLNQIQHRQLPVTDINATVKLVMEAVEKIRRWGTLSSDETYETEDVPALSDALQLIPLLVYWVVASLVACNTNIQGVSNYALSDFRGKLSTALDEFKHHLEICEQQKASIEDYRRRKKAFKKPKDIVDFLKLLINQNGYKSQIYDGNANRNVNVEVFKEKYVLLFISGLDRIEDEIRLLNSIYERLVEDPNDKSGFKKEEFKILWIPIENKWGDARRELFNTLKSDIKWYVVEYAQVPLPGIRLIEEDLRFHGKPILPVVKPQGVLLNDDALDIIFEWGIHAFPFRKSDAYLLAQKWKWFWDEVKKTNLHGIQVKGDRYIFIYGGSDKWTREFTVAVDKIKRHDTIRRADAIIDYYHLGKDDPKIVPRFWIGIEGKRQKKHSENLDCEIQEIIRSLLCLKQDTQGWAILSKGSNVRILGHGQPMYQTVADFEKWKERVLVKEGFDIAFQEYYDTQRDLPAPQPCEFNTLDVLATITCPNASCGRVMEVTSVNYKCCHGGNVADHAIKSRSTTAT